The Eublepharis macularius isolate TG4126 chromosome 7, MPM_Emac_v1.0, whole genome shotgun sequence sequence GGAGTGCTTTGCCTGCATTACGTAgtaaagagtgccctcaagtcattgctgacttatggcgaaccctggttttaaaaaatgttataattTGCCTTTATACAAGTATAAAGAATCATGATGATTGGATTACTGCCTGAAGCAGTGGAGGCATAAGCTATGCACGCTTGACTTCTGCCTGAGGGCAGCGCAGAAATAAGATGTGCACACCTGACAGGACTGATAGTAATAAGTCATTGGTCTAATTTGATATAGAGCACCTTATCATAGCTTAAAGGAAAAATATTTGTAGTTTTCTGGTTCAAGGCACAGTTAGAGGGCTATGTGAGAGTACTTAAGCCAAGACTCTTCAAAGGTAATTAAAACCAGAGACAACTTGGTATGTTCAATAGCGCTTAAAAGTCTGGTCCTTATTATAATATTTTTAACATATCAAGTATCAACTGTAAGAATTAGTTTAGCCTTTGGCTAATAGTTTAGCCAAATTCAAACAAGTTCACTTAAAGTAGCTCTGATTGTCTGGCTTTCCCAAACTTCACCTGTTTAATCTCATTGCCAGATGTGTTtgttccttcctccccctgcaagaagggctgtggctcagggatgGAGCTCGTGTTGACATGGTTAGGGTCCTAGGTTCAGTCCCAAGCATCTCAGGTGAAAGGGTACTGGGATGCAGGTATTGGGAAAACCTGTGGtttctctggagagctgctgctagtcagagtagatgTGCTAGAAGGATTAATGTGTTATGGAGTTCTATCCCATTCACAGGAGGAAACATTAGGTATGTGGAAACTAACATTTTCTTTGACTGTTCCAATGCAATGCATTAAGCACTAAACCATAAGGCTATATTGAGGCGATTattctctttatttcttttttttttcctccatatATTTTTTAATTGTACAGTGAAATTCAAGAACACATGAAAAGGTGCATTCATAAACATATTAAGTGGCAGCATTGAACCCATCTGAGCCGGCTGGCCCCAACTGAGAAATCTCGTGATAACCTAACAGCAGCCTATTGTGATCTCTTCAGGGCACCCCATCCGAGCCGGCTTGTCCCTATTGTTCAAGCAGCACCAACTTCACATAACTTTCGTTCCTGTAGGTTTTGGATACAGCATTCCACCTGTTTTACTGGGACAGTTTGCACCACTGCCAACTGCCACTCGAGGAGCTAACGTTTTGCCTGTTCTGATTTTACCACCATTTCGCCAAAATTTGTGTATGATCCCCACCAGCACATCTCAGTTTATGGATGCCCTACCATACCACCATCCCATGAGCCACCTGTAGGGGGTTTTTCCCATGAAGAAAATCGGGATTTTTACTCACAAATCCACAGCCACCTCCACGGAATGAGAACAGTTGTGGTAGCATGAAAATTAGAGACCCAAAGGCAGTAATTTTGTTTTGATCACAGAAAGCAGACACTTGAAAGAAAAAGTGACAGGACATTAAGTGCTGAACTGTAAGCAGTTAATGAAGCAGGATGTTCCATTCCTAGGAGGAGCCCAAGTGCTACAGCGGGCCAACAAGGCTCATGGAAGCCTCCCCAGGCTAAGGAGGTTCTTGGCAGAAGCTCAGTTGTCATCTCGTTCACCCAGGTGTGCAGTCATTCCTCTGGGCTGCTCAGTCTTCACCACGGACTACACGGATCTGGACAGTTCCTCAAGTAAGTCTCTATATGGCCTTCATGAACCTCCATTAATGTTGTAGAGACGGTCAACTTATTAAGGATAGGCTTTGTGGAGAGAACATTGTACAGAGCTGGTAGTGAGACATTCTGTTGCATTGTTCGGTTCATGCACTTCGTTGCTGGAGTCCTCCGGTCATCCACAACTAATGGAACCTTCCAGCGATCGTAATTCGTTTCTAGCACATACCAGGTACCTTTACTTGAATTCAGGTTCCAAACATCTAGGGCAGCAGTTCGGGAACGTGTAATCACACATCCCTGTCCAGATTTGTTTCCTCCCAATATGAAATAAGCCGGAGCCAGTAGTCTCGTGTTGGCCAGTTTATCCTTTGCCTCTTCGTAGCTTGTACTATTTTCTAGGATTGTCCTAGTGAGGAAGCTCATCCACCAACCGTCCCTCTTGCCAAAGATCCACTCAAAGACTCCAATGTAGCCTCCATCAATACTGAAACGCTCATTCATGGTTAGAGTGAAAATGCCTGGTTTGATTCCAGATACCATTCCCACGTAGCCTGCCAAGTTTGACGACTTAAAGACTGTCTTATTGTTCCTCTGAAAATCCAGCGACACCATTAAGGGTTTCAATTTCTGTGTTAACGTCCAAGTGTTATTTTTTATATCCCGCCCAAGAAAGAGGCCAAAATCAAGATTTCTGGTGTGATACAGCTTTCCTGCTCTGTCTTCTGCTACTATCGAAGTGCACACTGTGAAGATTTCATAGAAGACATTGAATATCACAATGTCGCCTAAAACAGCTCCAGTTGCATCAGCGATGCCTTTGATCTCTTCATTGAAAGGATAAGGAAGGGTAGACCCTAACCATGCCATTTTTGTTTCCAACAAATGCACCAATTTGGCACTTGGGAAAAGCATAACCATTATGTTTTTGATATGCTCGACTAAGATCTTCAGCTCAGCTTGTTTCTCACGTGCCACCTGGGCCCATCTTTCATGAGGTGGCAAGTCAAGATTTATGACATACTTTGGAATGTTCCCTTTGTACGTTGGTCCTTTTGGAGGATACTGCTGAATTTGGCAGTCTTCGGCATACGGGCCTTTGGCCAGCACCGCCAGCACGGCCAGCAAAGCCACCGCTGCCCGCATCTTGCTCGCCAGACTCGCCGGAAAAGTCCGGGAAGCAGCGCTAGAAGAAGGCGCGGTCAGCTGACTCCCCGGGCGGCGAGCCCCCCCGCTCCCACGTGACTTGGCCGGGGCCGTACCACTGGCAGTTGGGAGGGGGGCGGAGGCCAGCCCATTCGGGAGGGACTGGCGGTCCATTCTCTTTATTTCTAACAGGTAAGCAGCCCCTCTGACTGAAAAAGAGGTCAGAAGTTATGTATTCCAGATGTCAAGTGAAAAGTATGTCAGCCCAAAATCACTCAATGTTATCTTATAAGATgtttatttaaaatcaatctaaTCATCCTTGAAATAATTAAAGAAGAATCTCATTGATACAGAAAAGCTAGAAAATTTAATTGGAATTAGACATAAAAAGTATACATGTCAGCTTTCttaatttaaaagataaaatacaatttctaAAGCGTTTTCAGAAAAGATAAGTGTCCAGAGATGCAGAGCCCTCACACCATGGACTTACCTTGGTCCCTGAACCCCACTGCCACAGGGATGCCAAAGAACCAGAGCATTGTTGCTGGCCCAGATGGGAGAGGAGCTGCCGCCACCCAGATGGGACCACCAGGGAGGCAGCCAGCAAGCAAGGCTCCAAGGACCATGGCTGTGCCCCCTCCGGGCCACAGACAGGGCCAACAGGAGGACAGCTCCCTGACAGGCCAGGCATCAAATGCTGCGGCCTGGCTGGAAGCATCCAGGAGACTTCACTGCAGCGGCTGGGGAAGCTGGTGGAGGAGAAGCTGGCCAGTAGACCAGGCTCTAAATGCCACAGCTTGGCCAGGAGCGCCAGGGAGACTTTGCCACTGTGGCTGTAAGAAAGACCAGTGGCAGATGAGCCGCCTGACAGGCGAGGCTCTGAATGCTGTGGCTGGGCTGGTGCCACCCAGGAGCTCTCACTGCTGGCCCAAGCCACTTCCCTCAGGGCTGACAGGCATGACTCAGTTTACAAGGTGCCCCCAGGGACAGAGGATGGCCAGAAGGCCTACTGGCACAGTGGCTAAACTATACAGCCTGGACAAGGCCAGCCAGCCCTGCCCTGTGGGGAAGTCCTAAAGGGCAGAGGAGGGGTGGAGCAAGTCCCAGAATGGGCCTATAGTCCTGTCTGTCAGCCCCAGAGAGGGAGGGCTATCCCTGAGGTAGGACAAAGCCTGGGGGAGAGAGGTGGGATTTCCTCCCAGAAGGCCTTCTAAAAGATGGGTCTCCTTGGGGTACTGGGGAGGAAATGCTGTGCAGCCTTCAGATGTGTGAGAGAGGGACAGCAGGCTACTCaaaggagagaaaggaaataTGAGTGTTGTgaatcccctcctccccatttctgaAGTGCTCTGGTGGCAGATCAAGTTGAAGAAGCCATCCTGGAGGGCAAGCAGGGATGACTGGAATGGCCACATGCAGAGGTGCAGGGTGGCCTGGTGGTCACCCAAAACCAACAAAAGGCCTACTACAACAGGGTTTTGGTGCACTGGACAGCATAccatggggacaggagggacccCTGGTATGGCCCATACATGGTGACCTGGGTGCTTGGACCTCTCACGTAGGAGGTCCAGTGTGGTACCTAGAGCAGGACTGGAAGATACTCCACATGAACCTCCTCAAGAAGTGGCACAAGTGATCCTCAGATGAGTACTGATTGGCAGACAACCCCCTCGACCTTGCTTGGGGGTAGCTGCCTTGGACCATTGATACCCCAGAAACAGAGGCCCCCCGAGATGGACTCCTGTCTGACTCCAGAGCATGATACACAGCTCAAGGACATCTGGAGGCATGCCCTGGGGGCCTTTTCTTGTCAGCTTGGGTCATTAACTCAGCATGCTGTCCTCACTGACTTGGGACAGGTGGTCTGTAACTCCTGGAGGCCTATCCCCAGAAACAATGGGAAGTGATAACTAGGGGGACTGAGGAGATGCTCTTGGTGGAAATGATTGAGCCATCTGGCAGTGTCTGGAGGATCTCCATTGTCTTTGTACTGAAACCTGACAGAACAACCTGCTTTTGCATGGACTATCATGAGGTGAACAGAGTGGCCCAGTTCAACGCTTACCCAATGCCGTGGGGGACATCCTGATAAGACCACCTAGGAGCCGCCCGCTACCTCTCTGCCCTCAAATTTATTAAGTGTTACTGGCAAGTGCTCATCTGGCTAGAAGATCACAAAAAGACCCCTTTCACTACCTCTCAAGGGCTTTTCCAGTTCCAGAAAATGCCCTTCCATCTGTACAGGGCAGCAGCAACATTCCACTGCCTGGTGGACCAAGTCTTGGTGGGGGGGCTAGTCCTTCACCCTGGTGTACATCAATGACATCATTATCTTCAGCCCTGACTGGGCATCCCACCTACAACAACTGGAGATGGTTCTGAAGGTGTTACACCAGGCTAGGCTGTGGGCCAATGCAAAGAAGAGCTGGATTGGCTTCTGGAAACTCCAGTACCTTGACTTCGTGGTAGGAAATGGGCAACTCCAACTCCCACCCAAATGGGTGGCTTGATTCAATTTAGATATTTTACTTCCTCAATCCTTCCTATCCTACATGAAATATTCAACAGTTTTTCATTTTGTTAGGGTATTTGCCCTAGCTCAATTGAATGCTAACCCCTCTGAAGTACTGGATGGTAGATTTCATCATATCCCATATTCAGATTACCTCTGTTCTTGTAGCTAGGGTAAAATTGATACCTTGTCTCATAAAATATTAGAAACtcctctttttactgtttttaggaaTCATTGGATTTTGCCTCTTTAACTTATGCTTTGCTTAATAATTTTCAGGGGGATATTCTTCCCTATCTGATGCTAGATAGTGATCCAAAtataattttgtcagtcttattttcctttagaaattaatttaataacagtgtgcttatacacCACCCTTATGGACAGATCAGTGctgcactcagagcagtgaaccaagtcagtgttgttattatccccacaatacagctagggagctggggctgagagctaaactacatgagatgcccaacACATGTCAGGTTCCCGCAAGTTTACCTTAGAAGTAATTGCAAAAATCTGCTccgctcaggttttcctctgggagctcgggggtgggggtggagggagtcagagcagcagcagcaaggccagaaggctgggagggaaagagtcagcgaggggagccTACAGAGAGCTGAGCCTGAAGCTGAAAGGCATctagcaatggcagaaggagctgctgaggctgctgcgaCCGCCACGgctgctagactcaaccatcccttcccaCAGAGCTCTGTGCTCAGGGGGCTAAagtctcctttccctctccatgagaagggatggttgagtctagcagctGCCCAGTAGCACTTGAAAACTAACtttttattgatggttgttgtgggttttccgggctgtattgccgtggtcttggcattgtagttcctgacgtttcgccagcagctgtggctggcatcttcagaggtgtagcaccaaaagacagagctctgtcttttggtgctacacctctgggtGCTACacccagctgtggctggcatcttcagaggtgtagcaccaaaagacagagctctgtcttttggtgctacacctctgaagatgccagccacagctgctggcgaaacgtcaggaactacaatgccaagaccacggcaatacagcccggaaaacccacaacaaccattgttctccggccatgaaagccttcgacaatataactttTTATTCATTGCATAACCTGTGCATGACTGTACCACAGTGACACTAAGTTCTAGTGTTAATTAAGAATATTACCTCCTTTCAA is a genomic window containing:
- the LOC129333092 gene encoding acid ceramidase-like; amino-acid sequence: MRAAVALLAVLAVLAKGPYAEDCQIQQYPPKGPTYKGNIPKYVINLDLPPHERWAQVAREKQAELKILVEHIKNIMVMLFPSAKLVHLLETKMAWLGSTLPYPFNEEIKGIADATGAVLGDIVIFNVFYEIFTVCTSIVAEDRAGKLYHTRNLDFGLFLGRDIKNNTWTLTQKLKPLMVSLDFQRNNKTVFKSSNLAGYVGMVSGIKPGIFTLTMNERFSIDGGYIGVFEWIFGKRDGWWMSFLTRTILENSTSYEEAKDKLANTRLLAPAYFILGGNKSGQGCVITRSRTAALDVWNLNSSKGTWYVLETNYDRWKVPLVVDDRRTPATKCMNRTMQQNVSLPALYNVLSTKPILNKLTVSTTLMEVHEGHIETYLRNCPDPCSPW